The following proteins are co-located in the Halococcus salifodinae DSM 8989 genome:
- a CDS encoding UPF0058 family protein, producing MRKDESIQVHALLRAMKQHVEIEYGIDAEAFEEYDELVVQPEHVFAKKGKHQEALMLLAEKIADALAKSGSYSSDEDKEKREPIPA from the coding sequence ATGAGAAAAGACGAATCGATCCAGGTTCACGCGCTGCTCCGCGCCATGAAACAGCACGTAGAGATCGAGTACGGGATTGACGCAGAGGCGTTCGAGGAGTACGACGAGCTGGTAGTGCAGCCGGAGCACGTCTTCGCGAAGAAAGGGAAACACCAGGAAGCGTTGATGCTGCTGGCCGAGAAGATTGCTGACGCACTCGCCAAGAGCGGCAGTTACAGTTCGGACGAGGATAAAGAGAAGCGCGAACCGATCCCGGCGTAG